In Candidatus Sulfurimonas marisnigri, a single genomic region encodes these proteins:
- a CDS encoding ABC transporter ATP-binding protein, whose protein sequence is MKKVLKRFFPYIKEYKLQYFLVLIGIILTVSATAATAHIMKPLMDDMFINRKEEMLFFIPLGLIAIYFLKAIGRYIQSVYMSYIGQHIVTRFREILLEKMINLDMGFLYLNRSGELISRVTNDIGRIQYFVASMLPELFRESLTVVALIGYVIYLNAHLAFYSLVVLPVVIYPLILIARKLKKYSHRSQNKNADVVTRLTEVFNNSEIIKANATEKYELNRFSVQNWQFFKINMKAVYVGEIVSPMLEIIGAIGLAAVIFIGGREVYENNMTVGEFTAFLTAVGLVFQPVRRIGSIYSKIQDAVAASERVFEVLDTKSKIQDGEKLLQEDIVHVEFKNVKLKYENDYALNNINIDIKQGENIALVGDSGGGKSTFINMLIRFYDPDSGEILVNGTNIKDYKQNSLKHHVSLVTQRIYIFQDTLAANVAYGEENIDEQKVIEALELADASSFVSSLENGIYTKMEEFGANLSGGQRQRVAIARAIYKHSSLLLFDEATSALDNESEKRIQEALNEYTKDKITVTIAHRLSTIEHADKILVMQKGKIVASGTHSELLIESEVYQRLAGKFKN, encoded by the coding sequence TTGAAAAAAGTTTTAAAAAGATTTTTCCCATACATAAAAGAGTACAAATTACAATATTTTTTAGTTTTAATAGGGATAATCTTAACTGTAAGTGCTACAGCGGCAACGGCACATATTATGAAACCGTTAATGGATGATATGTTTATAAACCGAAAAGAGGAGATGTTGTTTTTTATCCCTCTTGGGCTGATTGCAATTTATTTCTTAAAGGCAATTGGTCGCTACATACAGTCAGTCTATATGAGTTATATAGGTCAGCATATAGTAACCAGGTTTAGAGAGATTTTACTCGAAAAAATGATAAATCTAGATATGGGATTTTTATACCTAAATAGAAGCGGTGAGTTGATTTCTCGTGTTACAAATGATATTGGTAGAATTCAGTATTTTGTGGCAAGTATGCTTCCCGAGCTGTTTCGTGAGAGCTTGACGGTAGTTGCTCTTATAGGGTATGTTATATATTTAAATGCACATTTGGCATTCTACTCTTTAGTTGTTTTGCCTGTAGTTATTTATCCTCTTATTTTAATAGCAAGAAAGTTAAAAAAATATTCCCACCGTTCACAAAATAAAAATGCTGATGTTGTAACAAGGCTTACGGAAGTTTTCAACAACAGTGAAATAATTAAAGCAAATGCTACTGAAAAGTATGAACTAAACCGTTTTAGTGTTCAAAACTGGCAATTTTTCAAGATAAATATGAAAGCAGTTTATGTTGGAGAAATAGTTTCCCCTATGTTGGAGATTATCGGTGCTATTGGGCTTGCCGCAGTTATTTTTATAGGCGGGAGAGAAGTTTATGAAAATAATATGACTGTAGGTGAGTTTACAGCATTTTTAACAGCTGTTGGACTTGTTTTTCAACCTGTGCGTCGTATTGGGTCAATATACTCTAAGATTCAAGATGCAGTTGCTGCTAGTGAGAGAGTTTTTGAAGTATTAGATACAAAAAGTAAAATCCAAGATGGAGAGAAACTTCTTCAAGAAGATATTGTACATGTAGAGTTTAAAAATGTAAAACTAAAGTACGAAAACGATTACGCACTAAATAATATTAATATAGATATAAAACAGGGTGAAAACATAGCTCTTGTTGGGGATAGTGGTGGAGGTAAATCTACCTTTATAAACATGCTTATACGCTTTTATGACCCAGACAGTGGAGAGATATTAGTGAATGGAACTAATATAAAAGATTATAAACAAAATTCGCTCAAACATCATGTATCTTTAGTTACGCAAAGAATTTATATATTTCAAGACACTCTTGCTGCAAATGTTGCTTATGGTGAAGAGAATATAGATGAACAAAAAGTTATAGAAGCTTTAGAGTTGGCAGATGCTTCTAGTTTTGTCTCATCTCTTGAAAATGGAATTTATACAAAGATGGAAGAGTTTGGTGCTAATCTCTCGGGTGGACAGCGTCAACGTGTTGCAATTGCTAGGGCAATTTATAAACACTCATCCCTGCTTCTTTTTGATGAAGCAACGTCAGCACTTGATAATGAGAGTGAAAAAAGAATACAAGAAGCTTTGAACGAATACACTAAAGATAAGATTACTGTAACTATTGCACATAGATTAAGTACTATTGAGCATGCTGATAAAATTTTAGTAATGCAAAAAGGTAAGATAGTCGCGAGTGGAACACATAGTGAACTTTTGATAGAGTCAGAGGTTTATCAAAGATTAGCAGGAAAGTTTAAAAATTAA
- the hemN gene encoding oxygen-independent coproporphyrinogen III oxidase, producing the protein MLDFAKFTKYSKPGPRYTSYPTALEFSDAYGYDEYINKLESQDSSRPISLYFHLPFCRNACYFCGCNVVFTSKEDKMIRYVDYLKRELKILSSHIDCNREVLQMHFGGGTPTFFSASQLGEIIKEIKKTFPNFREDAEISCEIDPRHIDEDQMRVMSEEGFNRVSFGIQDFNEKVQTAVHRVQPYEMTKAAMDLARKYNMVSVNVDLIYGLPFQSLETFKETLDLSLTLSPDRFAVFNYAHVPWLKKTMRKIDETTLPLPDEKLQIMQYTIDFLTSNGYRMVGMDHFAKPEDELFKAIDKGELHRNFQGYTTKGGADLVGVGLTSIGEGVDSYNQNFKDMKEYEAAIDAGKLPFERGVVLNEDDLIRQYVIMELMSNFKLDINRFNEKFDVEFKTYFADAIEALKPFAEDDLLTMDESKIECSHTGTLLIRNICMPFDAYMKKHAASSKAFSKTV; encoded by the coding sequence ATGTTAGATTTTGCAAAATTTACAAAGTACTCAAAACCGGGCCCGCGCTATACAAGTTATCCAACAGCATTGGAGTTTAGCGATGCTTACGGTTATGATGAATATATAAATAAGCTTGAATCTCAGGATTCATCACGTCCAATTAGTCTTTACTTCCATCTCCCTTTTTGTAGAAATGCATGTTACTTCTGTGGATGTAATGTTGTATTTACCTCAAAAGAGGACAAGATGATTCGTTATGTTGACTATCTAAAGAGAGAGTTAAAAATACTATCTTCACATATTGATTGTAATCGTGAAGTTTTGCAAATGCACTTTGGTGGCGGTACACCTACATTTTTTAGTGCTTCTCAACTTGGAGAGATTATTAAAGAGATTAAAAAAACATTTCCAAATTTTAGAGAAGATGCTGAGATTAGTTGTGAGATTGATCCTAGACATATAGATGAAGATCAAATGCGTGTTATGAGCGAAGAGGGTTTTAACCGTGTAAGTTTTGGTATTCAAGATTTTAATGAAAAAGTGCAAACGGCAGTTCATAGGGTTCAGCCTTATGAGATGACAAAGGCTGCTATGGACTTAGCTAGAAAATACAATATGGTCTCTGTAAATGTTGACCTTATTTATGGACTTCCTTTTCAATCATTAGAGACTTTTAAAGAGACTCTAGACCTCTCTTTGACACTAAGCCCAGACAGATTTGCAGTATTTAACTATGCTCACGTTCCATGGCTTAAAAAGACCATGAGAAAGATAGATGAGACAACCCTTCCTCTTCCTGATGAAAAGCTTCAAATTATGCAGTATACAATCGATTTTTTAACTTCAAATGGTTATCGAATGGTTGGGATGGACCACTTTGCTAAGCCTGAAGATGAGTTGTTTAAAGCAATAGACAAGGGTGAGCTTCATAGAAACTTTCAAGGATATACTACAAAAGGTGGAGCTGATTTAGTTGGAGTAGGTCTAACTTCGATTGGCGAGGGTGTAGATAGTTACAACCAAAACTTTAAAGATATGAAAGAGTATGAAGCGGCTATTGATGCTGGAAAACTCCCTTTTGAACGTGGTGTTGTTTTGAACGAAGATGATTTGATTCGCCAATATGTGATAATGGAACTTATGAGTAACTTTAAACTTGATATAAATAGGTTTAATGAAAAGTTTGATGTTGAATTTAAAACTTATTTTGCAGATGCAATTGAGGCGCTAAAACCTTTTGCTGAAGATGATCTATTAACTATGGATGAGAGTAAGATAGAGTGTAGTCATACAGGCACTCTGCTTATTAGAAATATTTGTATGCCATTTGATGCATATATGAAAAAGCATGCAGCAAGCTCTAAAGCATTCTCTAAAACGGTATAA